A part of Paraburkholderia largidicola genomic DNA contains:
- a CDS encoding cytochrome b/b6 domain-containing protein, which translates to MSHATIHPVWVRAFHWINAAAVILMCMSGWQVYEASPIFAAIRFPAAITLGGWLGGALLWHFAIMWVLVANFVAYLALGVFTGRLRRTIFPLTLRAIATDLVAALRGKLSHSDLSAYNAVQKLAYLVVIVDIALVIVSGVTIWKPVQFPVLRTLMGGFDNARIVHFVAMSVLAGFFAIHVVMVALVPRSLLTMIRGR; encoded by the coding sequence TTGAGTCACGCCACGATTCATCCCGTATGGGTCCGCGCTTTTCACTGGATCAACGCAGCAGCGGTGATCCTCATGTGCATGAGCGGCTGGCAGGTGTATGAAGCGTCTCCCATCTTCGCGGCGATACGCTTTCCGGCGGCTATCACGCTCGGCGGCTGGCTAGGCGGCGCATTGCTCTGGCACTTCGCGATCATGTGGGTATTGGTCGCCAACTTCGTTGCGTACCTGGCGTTAGGCGTATTCACCGGGCGACTGCGCCGAACCATTTTCCCCCTCACCCTGCGCGCGATTGCGACCGACCTCGTCGCTGCCCTGCGCGGCAAGCTCAGCCACAGCGATCTCAGCGCGTACAACGCGGTGCAGAAGCTGGCGTACCTCGTCGTCATCGTCGACATTGCGCTCGTGATCGTGTCCGGCGTGACGATCTGGAAGCCGGTGCAGTTTCCGGTTCTCCGGACGCTGATGGGTGGCTTCGATAATGCACGCATCGTCCATTTCGTTGCGATGAGCGTGCTCGCTGGATTCTTCGCGATCCATGTCGTGATGGTTGCGCTCGTGCCGCGATCGCTGCTTACCATGATCCGGGGCCGCTAA
- a CDS encoding cupin domain-containing protein, with product MDDKDIPLANSKVRYKTLLIEKDYSVAQTTVLPGGETEWHHHTNVRDRFVVVKGVLTVETKTGALIDKRHVDDHYTVEPGVIHHVRNETFDDVVYINIQSGGERDIVLA from the coding sequence TTGGATGACAAGGACATTCCCCTCGCGAACAGCAAGGTACGGTATAAGACGCTGCTGATTGAGAAAGACTACTCCGTCGCCCAGACCACGGTCCTTCCCGGCGGCGAAACGGAATGGCATCACCATACGAACGTGAGAGACCGCTTTGTCGTCGTTAAAGGCGTGCTCACTGTCGAAACGAAAACAGGCGCGTTGATCGACAAAAGACACGTCGATGACCATTACACGGTCGAACCCGGAGTGATTCACCACGTCAGGAACGAGACGTTCGATGATGTGGTGTACATCAACATCCAGTCCGGAGGAGAGCGCGACATCGTGCTCGCTTAA
- a CDS encoding DUF4148 domain-containing protein — protein sequence MENLPRNWSTHAALALLLTGCAAAGAPQSGPHLSPTECRDLAALKSNAPPTRAQQQSELSALRKAGYNPSPWNDDPKFPEDLHAAQRLVDHWFQTECQQSQPG from the coding sequence ATGGAGAATCTCCCGAGAAACTGGTCGACGCATGCTGCGTTGGCGCTCCTGCTGACTGGATGTGCCGCTGCCGGCGCGCCGCAAAGTGGGCCACATCTGAGCCCAACAGAGTGCCGTGACCTTGCCGCGCTTAAAAGCAACGCGCCTCCGACGAGAGCGCAACAACAAAGCGAGCTCTCGGCGCTGAGGAAAGCGGGCTACAACCCGTCACCATGGAACGACGACCCGAAATTCCCAGAGGATCTACACGCCGCGCAACGCCTCGTCGACCATTGGTTTCAAACGGAGTGCCAGCAGTCTCAACCCGGGTGA
- a CDS encoding branched-chain amino acid ABC transporter substrate-binding protein — translation MKKLSASAWLAAVVLTMVSAHAATEEQVVKIGLTGPLTGPQAAIGKDDENGVRMAIERLNAQGLVIGGRKTRFELVSQDDAADPRTGMTVAQRLVDDNVKVIFGPFNSGVAIPISSLVNVAGIVMATVASNPSITQHGYPYVFRISASDTQLGSRMGEFAAKKLKIKRIAVIDDRTAYGQGLADEYIDAAKANGIEIVDREYTTDKATDFVSILTHIKGANAEGIFYGGYYAQAGALRKQMKRLAMNGYLLGGDAMCNAELAKVGGDTVDAGVYCPQGGPVLDQTQEGRQFKADYKQRFHTDPLTYSAALYDGMNIVARAMQKANAIEPAQYRAALAGIDFQGVSGHYRFDQNRDLKDSPITIYTYRNGEPTPLASSQP, via the coding sequence ATGAAAAAATTGAGCGCAAGCGCATGGTTGGCGGCAGTCGTTCTGACGATGGTGTCGGCGCACGCGGCGACGGAGGAGCAGGTGGTGAAGATCGGCTTGACGGGACCCTTGACCGGCCCGCAGGCCGCCATCGGCAAGGACGATGAAAACGGCGTCAGGATGGCGATCGAGCGGCTGAATGCCCAGGGGCTCGTGATCGGTGGTCGGAAGACCCGCTTCGAACTGGTCTCGCAAGATGATGCCGCCGATCCGCGTACCGGTATGACGGTTGCGCAGCGCCTCGTCGACGACAACGTGAAGGTCATCTTTGGGCCGTTCAATTCGGGCGTCGCAATTCCGATTTCAAGTTTGGTGAATGTCGCGGGGATCGTGATGGCGACCGTCGCATCGAACCCGTCGATCACGCAACACGGCTATCCGTACGTGTTTCGTATCTCCGCGAGCGACACGCAGCTTGGCAGCCGCATGGGCGAATTTGCGGCCAAAAAGTTGAAGATCAAACGGATCGCCGTGATCGACGACCGGACAGCGTACGGTCAGGGCCTCGCCGACGAATATATCGACGCAGCCAAAGCCAACGGCATCGAGATCGTGGATCGGGAATACACGACCGACAAAGCGACCGATTTCGTCTCGATCCTCACGCACATCAAAGGCGCGAACGCGGAAGGGATTTTCTACGGCGGCTATTACGCGCAAGCCGGGGCGCTGCGCAAGCAGATGAAACGCCTCGCGATGAACGGCTACCTGCTTGGCGGCGACGCCATGTGCAATGCCGAACTGGCGAAAGTCGGCGGGGACACGGTCGATGCAGGCGTGTACTGTCCGCAGGGTGGCCCCGTTCTCGATCAAACGCAGGAAGGGCGGCAGTTCAAGGCGGATTACAAGCAGCGCTTCCATACCGATCCATTGACCTACAGCGCTGCGTTATACGACGGCATGAACATCGTCGCGCGGGCCATGCAAAAGGCCAATGCGATCGAGCCGGCACAGTACCGCGCCGCACTTGCTGGGATCGATTTTCAGGGGGTTTCAGGGCACTATCGTTTCGACCAGAATCGCGACCTGAAGGATTCGCCGATCACCATTTATACCTATCGAAACGGTGAGCCAACGCCGCTGGCCTCTTCCCAGCCCTAG
- a CDS encoding YciI family protein, producing MTIFKAADLAEAQKIATDDPTVESGLLNVEVKMFWVPFHT from the coding sequence ATGACAATTTTCAAGGCAGCGGATCTGGCAGAAGCTCAAAAGATCGCGACAGACGACCCAACAGTGGAGTCAGGCTTGCTCAATGTCGAAGTCAAGATGTTTTGGGTGCCCTTCCATACTTGA
- a CDS encoding catalase family peroxidase translates to MSHAPADSLPGPAAAGEDYATLASEIVDIFYKIYGNHPGFRVNHAKGIVAEGSFVATPEAAALSRAALFDGSSIPFTVRFSNDGGFPAVPDGAPGNIKGMAVKFHPPGGGEVNIVMLAVKTFPMATGEGFRDLLAAISESPEDAPTPTKLDEFAAIHPTVPASFNSAGTPDSFAHEAYRGLNAFIFVDKAGRRQPVRYIMKPEELVYLTADEAAGQPLDFLIDDLRTRIANKPVVFHFTAQLAEPGDQTKDPSQPWPNDRKVVDLGVLTLHKVRDDSRQVQKDLLFLPTNLIDGIELSDDRMPVIRSAVYGVAFGRRNG, encoded by the coding sequence ATGAGCCATGCACCGGCAGACAGCCTGCCAGGCCCGGCAGCAGCCGGAGAAGACTACGCTACGCTCGCGAGCGAGATCGTTGACATCTTCTACAAAATCTACGGAAACCATCCGGGTTTCCGCGTCAATCACGCGAAAGGAATCGTCGCGGAAGGCAGCTTCGTCGCGACGCCCGAAGCGGCGGCATTGAGCCGCGCCGCGCTCTTCGACGGCAGCAGCATTCCCTTCACCGTGCGCTTTTCGAACGACGGCGGCTTTCCGGCCGTCCCGGACGGCGCACCGGGCAACATCAAAGGCATGGCCGTCAAGTTCCATCCGCCTGGCGGAGGCGAAGTCAATATCGTGATGCTGGCGGTAAAGACCTTTCCGATGGCGACCGGCGAGGGGTTTCGCGATCTGCTGGCGGCTATCAGCGAGAGTCCTGAAGATGCACCGACACCGACGAAGCTGGATGAATTCGCCGCCATCCACCCGACCGTTCCCGCGTCGTTCAATTCTGCCGGGACGCCCGACAGTTTTGCGCACGAGGCGTACCGCGGCCTCAACGCTTTTATTTTCGTCGACAAGGCCGGGCGCAGGCAGCCGGTGCGTTACATCATGAAGCCGGAAGAACTCGTGTATCTGACTGCCGACGAGGCCGCCGGACAGCCACTGGATTTTCTTATCGACGACCTGCGGACGCGCATTGCGAACAAGCCAGTCGTATTCCACTTCACAGCGCAGCTTGCTGAACCCGGTGACCAGACCAAAGATCCAAGCCAGCCCTGGCCCAATGATCGTAAGGTGGTGGACCTCGGTGTATTGACACTTCACAAGGTACGTGACGATAGCCGGCAGGTGCAGAAGGATTTGCTGTTCCTGCCGACCAACCTCATCGACGGAATCGAGCTCTCTGACGACAGGATGCCCGTGATCAGGTCCGCGGTTTATGGAGTGGCGTTCGGGCGACGTAACGGGTGA
- a CDS encoding molybdopterin-dependent oxidoreductase: MKSDKDVRTLDAASIVKDAQKELGSSSRRLFGKRILTLGGLALLSGCDLTNDKSVNNLLRTMSSFNDDAQARLFDRSKLAPTYPDSMITRPFPFNAFYDIDQVPEVEARTYRLELAGLVKGRRVWTLGELSALPQRSQVTRHICIEGWSAIGKWGGVRFSDFLLLAGADTTAKYVALHCADNYWTSIDMPTALHPQTLLTLTYDGNVLPAKYGFPMKLRIPTKLGYKNPKHIVAITVTNEFPGGYWENQGYNWFGGS; the protein is encoded by the coding sequence ATGAAGTCAGATAAAGACGTGCGGACACTCGACGCCGCATCCATCGTCAAGGACGCGCAGAAGGAACTGGGCTCCTCTTCGAGGCGCCTCTTTGGCAAGCGAATCCTGACGCTGGGCGGCCTGGCGCTGTTGTCGGGTTGCGATCTGACGAACGACAAGTCGGTGAACAACCTGCTACGCACGATGTCCTCGTTCAACGACGACGCGCAGGCGCGACTCTTCGATCGAAGCAAGCTCGCGCCGACGTATCCGGACTCGATGATCACGCGGCCATTTCCGTTCAACGCTTTCTATGACATCGATCAGGTGCCGGAGGTCGAGGCCAGGACTTATCGGCTCGAGCTCGCGGGTCTCGTCAAAGGCCGGCGCGTGTGGACGCTCGGCGAACTGAGCGCACTGCCACAACGCAGCCAGGTGACGCGGCATATCTGCATCGAAGGCTGGAGCGCGATCGGCAAATGGGGCGGCGTGCGTTTCTCGGATTTTCTCTTGCTGGCCGGCGCGGATACCACGGCGAAATACGTCGCGCTGCATTGCGCCGACAACTACTGGACGAGCATCGACATGCCAACGGCGCTGCATCCGCAGACGCTGCTCACGCTGACGTATGACGGCAATGTTCTGCCCGCGAAATATGGCTTTCCGATGAAGCTGCGCATCCCGACGAAGCTCGGCTACAAGAACCCGAAACATATTGTCGCCATCACGGTGACGAACGAATTTCCCGGCGGCTACTGGGAAAACCAGGGCTACAACTGGTTCGGCGGATCCTGA
- the speB gene encoding agmatinase, with amino-acid sequence MSENSYETGRLNLPFVGICTFAKSPLCLDWDKIDADVAVMGAPFDCGTQWRAGARFGPRSIRDASTLFSFGHGGAYDFEDDVVYLPTNEVRIVDIGDADMVHTNTEKSHANIEYGVRKILAAGALPVVMGGDHSINIPCINAFEGQEPFHIVHIDAHLDFVDERHGVRHGHGNPLRRAAEKSVVSGMTQIGIRNVSSTAREGYAQAREMGSDIISVRDLRRLGIQGVLDRIPKGVRYYLTIDIDGFDPSIAPGTGTPSHGGLLYYEGLELFAGLAEQGDVIGIDLVEVAPDYDHSGSTSILAAQLLLNTIGRVMHQRKVKRNLSR; translated from the coding sequence ATGTCTGAAAATAGCTACGAAACCGGTCGGCTCAATTTGCCCTTTGTTGGAATCTGCACGTTCGCGAAGTCTCCGCTGTGTCTCGACTGGGACAAAATCGATGCGGATGTCGCAGTGATGGGCGCTCCTTTTGACTGCGGCACGCAGTGGCGGGCGGGCGCAAGGTTTGGTCCGCGCTCGATCCGGGACGCGTCGACGCTGTTCTCATTCGGACACGGCGGCGCGTACGACTTCGAAGACGACGTCGTGTACTTGCCCACCAACGAAGTTCGCATTGTCGATATCGGTGATGCGGACATGGTGCACACCAATACGGAGAAGAGTCACGCCAACATCGAATACGGCGTGCGCAAGATCCTGGCGGCGGGGGCGTTGCCGGTGGTGATGGGAGGCGATCATTCGATCAACATTCCGTGCATCAATGCGTTCGAAGGTCAGGAGCCGTTTCACATCGTCCATATCGACGCCCACCTCGATTTCGTCGACGAGCGCCATGGTGTGCGCCATGGCCACGGTAATCCGCTGCGGCGCGCGGCGGAAAAAAGCGTGGTGTCCGGCATGACGCAAATCGGCATCCGCAATGTCTCGTCGACTGCGCGCGAAGGCTACGCCCAGGCACGCGAGATGGGCTCGGACATTATCTCGGTGCGCGACCTTAGACGCCTCGGCATCCAGGGCGTCCTGGACCGTATCCCGAAGGGCGTCCGTTATTACCTGACCATCGATATCGACGGCTTCGATCCGTCGATCGCGCCCGGCACGGGCACGCCGAGCCACGGCGGCCTGCTGTACTACGAAGGACTCGAACTCTTCGCTGGTCTTGCCGAGCAGGGTGACGTGATCGGTATCGACCTCGTGGAAGTCGCACCGGACTACGACCATTCGGGCTCGACGTCGATCCTGGCGGCGCAACTGCTGCTGAATACGATTGGCCGCGTAATGCATCAACGCAAAGTCAAACGAAACCTTTCCCGCTAA
- a CDS encoding LysR substrate-binding domain-containing protein codes for MRRLPPLNALRAFDATARQLSISAAAQELHVTHSAVSHQVRQLEQWLGKSLFVRHAGGVRLTAEGQSLKQAVDQSFSMLVARCEEIAEQAPIAEIVLGAPGSFLANWLIPRLDRFEANYPGIRVRLQTSTAMDDLRRQVVDCLIVSDRNWPADVEVVSLFDETAGPVCAPSWPHRIAKPTDLPSQPLLHTSSRPHAWMEWASRNGVEPAMFAEGRRFDHLSLLLEAAAAGLGVAIAPALLVERELSQGKLIAPLGFESNDAVFALCAMRGRSDKAFCDLREWLVKESAA; via the coding sequence ATGCGCCGACTTCCCCCGCTCAATGCGCTTCGCGCCTTTGATGCAACCGCTCGCCAACTAAGCATCTCGGCCGCCGCGCAGGAGCTGCATGTGACCCACAGTGCGGTGAGCCATCAGGTGCGTCAGTTGGAGCAATGGCTAGGAAAATCGCTATTCGTTCGGCATGCAGGGGGCGTGCGCTTGACCGCTGAAGGACAAAGTCTGAAGCAGGCTGTCGATCAATCGTTCTCGATGCTGGTGGCCCGATGCGAGGAGATCGCGGAGCAAGCGCCGATCGCCGAAATCGTGCTCGGCGCACCCGGCAGTTTTTTGGCGAACTGGCTTATCCCGCGGCTCGACCGGTTCGAGGCGAACTACCCAGGTATTCGCGTTCGCTTGCAGACGAGTACGGCGATGGACGATCTGCGACGACAGGTGGTGGACTGTCTGATCGTCAGCGATCGAAACTGGCCAGCGGATGTCGAGGTGGTGAGCCTCTTCGACGAAACCGCCGGCCCTGTCTGCGCGCCGTCGTGGCCTCATCGCATTGCAAAGCCGACGGATCTGCCCAGTCAGCCGTTGCTGCACACCAGTTCACGCCCGCACGCGTGGATGGAATGGGCGTCACGGAACGGCGTTGAACCAGCAATGTTCGCTGAGGGCCGTCGATTCGACCACTTGTCGTTGCTTCTCGAAGCGGCTGCGGCCGGACTGGGTGTTGCTATCGCCCCTGCGTTGCTCGTCGAGCGCGAACTGTCGCAGGGGAAACTGATCGCGCCGCTAGGCTTCGAATCGAACGACGCCGTCTTCGCCTTGTGCGCGATGCGCGGTCGATCGGACAAAGCGTTCTGCGATCTACGTGAATGGCTTGTGAAGGAGAGCGCTGCGTGA
- a CDS encoding LysR family transcriptional regulator: MQVQDTDLKLLRIFETIVRCGGFAAAQPMLNIGASSISEYMSQLETRLGLRLCERGRAGFRLTDEGAELHAAAQRLLGAVDTFQMEAGTLRNQLSGVLRFGMIEATLTDKYSPLPTAIREFGQMAPDVRLHVQIDTPGSMEQHVLDGRLHLAVGPFPAQIPGLDYLPLYREEQGLYCASTHPLYERASGRVPLSVLSKQRLAARAYLGSQELKLLHMTEAAASVDNVEGRAMLILSGNYVGFLPPHYAQPWVDSGLLARIDPEHYVTHLDFQIITRKGAESARVVQAFSNQLRAAARKVSRTARSSK, encoded by the coding sequence ATGCAAGTTCAGGACACAGATCTCAAGCTGTTGCGGATCTTCGAAACCATCGTCCGTTGCGGCGGCTTCGCCGCAGCACAACCGATGCTCAACATCGGCGCATCGAGCATCAGCGAATACATGTCGCAACTGGAGACACGCCTCGGACTACGGCTGTGTGAGCGCGGACGCGCGGGTTTCCGGCTGACGGACGAAGGGGCGGAGCTGCACGCCGCCGCACAGCGTCTGCTCGGCGCGGTCGATACGTTTCAGATGGAAGCCGGTACGTTGCGCAATCAGCTTTCGGGTGTCTTGCGCTTCGGCATGATCGAAGCAACCTTGACCGACAAATACTCGCCGCTGCCGACAGCGATCCGTGAGTTCGGCCAGATGGCGCCCGACGTCCGTCTGCATGTGCAGATCGACACGCCTGGCAGCATGGAGCAGCACGTTCTGGACGGGCGACTGCATCTGGCCGTGGGGCCATTTCCCGCGCAGATTCCCGGTCTCGACTACTTGCCGCTCTACAGGGAGGAACAGGGGCTCTACTGCGCATCGACGCACCCGTTATACGAGCGGGCGAGCGGCCGTGTCCCGTTGTCGGTGCTAAGCAAACAACGCCTCGCTGCGCGTGCTTACCTTGGCAGCCAGGAACTCAAGCTGCTGCACATGACAGAGGCCGCGGCCTCGGTCGACAACGTCGAAGGCCGCGCGATGCTGATTCTATCGGGCAACTACGTGGGCTTTCTGCCGCCTCACTATGCGCAGCCCTGGGTCGACAGTGGACTATTGGCACGCATCGATCCCGAGCACTATGTGACGCATCTGGATTTTCAGATCATCACGCGCAAAGGCGCCGAATCGGCGCGAGTCGTGCAGGCGTTTAGCAACCAGCTGCGAGCGGCGGCCAGGAAAGTCAGCCGGACCGCACGCAGCAGCAAATAG
- a CDS encoding LysR family transcriptional regulator, producing MIQLQDVDLKLLRVFMTVVRCGGFSAAQATLNVSQSTISEQMTTLETRLGLKLCERGRSGFRLTEHGQATYEAAQRLQLAVENFCVDTDALKKNVSGRLYLGIIDNTVTDSASPLPQALQAFVSRGHDVHLDVYVGMPAELEERVLDGRLHIAVGHFPLHVPGLTYTDLYGEPDGLYCGKHHVLAGLPPDDASLKQAIASSRVVARGYLQQHDLRMLSASKAAATVDNIEAQAILILSGAYIGFLPIHYAARWVARDEMHRICPDQFGTRWPFCAITKRAAVPPTILQVFMTDLMESYRLTQQPANVT from the coding sequence GTGATCCAGTTGCAGGACGTGGACCTCAAGCTTTTAAGGGTCTTCATGACGGTGGTGCGATGCGGCGGCTTTTCCGCCGCCCAGGCGACCCTGAACGTCAGCCAGTCGACCATCAGCGAACAGATGACGACGCTCGAAACGCGCCTGGGGCTCAAGCTGTGTGAGAGGGGGCGCAGCGGCTTTCGCCTTACCGAACACGGCCAGGCGACTTACGAGGCCGCGCAGCGGTTGCAACTGGCGGTCGAAAATTTCTGTGTGGACACGGATGCACTGAAGAAGAACGTCTCAGGCAGGCTGTACCTCGGCATCATCGACAACACGGTGACCGACTCGGCTTCACCTCTGCCGCAGGCACTGCAGGCGTTCGTATCGAGGGGGCACGACGTGCATCTGGATGTCTACGTCGGTATGCCTGCCGAACTGGAGGAGCGGGTGCTCGATGGCCGGTTGCACATCGCAGTCGGGCATTTTCCGCTGCACGTACCGGGGCTCACCTACACCGACCTCTATGGCGAACCGGACGGACTGTATTGCGGGAAGCATCATGTGCTCGCTGGCCTTCCGCCCGACGATGCCTCACTCAAACAGGCCATCGCGTCCAGTCGCGTAGTCGCGCGCGGCTATCTGCAGCAGCACGACCTGCGCATGCTCAGCGCCAGTAAAGCCGCCGCGACCGTGGACAACATCGAGGCGCAAGCCATCCTGATTCTATCGGGCGCGTACATCGGCTTTCTGCCGATCCATTACGCTGCCCGCTGGGTCGCGCGCGACGAGATGCATCGCATATGCCCCGACCAGTTCGGCACCCGATGGCCGTTCTGCGCAATCACGAAGCGGGCCGCCGTGCCCCCTACCATCCTGCAGGTATTCATGACGGACTTGATGGAAAGCTACCGTCTGACCCAGCAGCCAGCGAACGTGACGTAG
- a CDS encoding D-amino acid dehydrogenase, which produces MSHIAIIGAGITGVTTAYALARRGYRVTVLERHRYAAMETSFANGGQLSASNAEVWNSRSTVLKGLRWMFNRDAPLLMNPKPSWHKYSWIGEFLRQIPNYRSNTIETVRLAIAAREHMFSIAEREHIDFDLERRGILHFYATRKEFDAATKVNALLREGGLDRRPVTPDEIRAIEPTLHGQFHGGFFTESDSTGDIHKFTRGLAEACVRLGVEFRYDTTVQSISEAAAGELTIASVHEGQIDTQSFDRVVICAGVGSRALAAYVGDHVNVYPVKGYSITVCLDDTASQHAAPWVSLLDDNAKIVTSRLGVDRFRVAGTAELNGLNRDIRSDRIQPLVNWTRTHFPDMSTARVIPWAGLRPMLPGMLPKVGPGRRRNVFYNTGHGHLGWTLSAATAEAVAELVAGSLPNLTSVKPARKRTGLPVNV; this is translated from the coding sequence ATGTCCCATATTGCCATCATTGGCGCCGGAATTACGGGCGTCACCACTGCTTATGCCCTCGCCCGGCGCGGTTATCGCGTCACCGTTCTCGAACGTCATCGCTATGCGGCAATGGAAACGTCATTTGCCAACGGCGGTCAACTATCGGCCAGCAACGCCGAGGTCTGGAACAGCCGCTCCACAGTGCTGAAAGGCCTGCGGTGGATGTTCAACCGCGACGCGCCTCTCCTGATGAATCCGAAGCCGAGCTGGCACAAGTACAGCTGGATCGGCGAGTTCCTGCGCCAGATTCCGAACTATCGCAGCAACACGATCGAAACGGTGCGGCTAGCCATCGCTGCACGCGAGCACATGTTCTCTATCGCGGAGCGAGAGCACATCGATTTCGACCTCGAACGACGTGGCATCTTGCATTTCTATGCCACCCGCAAGGAGTTCGACGCCGCGACAAAGGTCAATGCATTGCTACGTGAAGGCGGTCTTGACCGGCGCCCGGTGACACCCGACGAAATCCGCGCCATCGAGCCGACGCTTCATGGGCAGTTTCACGGCGGCTTCTTCACCGAGTCGGATTCGACGGGCGACATTCACAAGTTCACGCGTGGACTTGCTGAAGCCTGCGTGCGTCTGGGTGTCGAGTTCCGCTACGACACGACCGTGCAGTCCATTTCCGAAGCCGCAGCGGGTGAATTGACGATTGCTTCCGTGCACGAAGGTCAGATTGATACGCAGAGCTTCGACCGCGTAGTGATCTGTGCGGGTGTCGGAAGTCGTGCGCTAGCCGCGTATGTGGGAGACCACGTGAACGTTTATCCGGTGAAGGGTTATTCGATCACCGTGTGCCTCGACGACACAGCAAGCCAGCACGCCGCGCCTTGGGTCAGCCTGCTCGACGACAACGCCAAGATCGTCACCAGCCGTCTCGGCGTCGATCGCTTCCGTGTTGCTGGAACGGCTGAGTTGAATGGCCTGAACCGTGACATCCGCTCGGATCGAATCCAGCCTCTCGTCAATTGGACACGCACGCATTTTCCGGACATGTCGACGGCGCGCGTCATTCCGTGGGCTGGGCTGCGCCCCATGCTGCCAGGCATGTTGCCCAAAGTGGGCCCCGGTCGTCGACGCAACGTTTTCTACAACACTGGACACGGGCATTTGGGTTGGACCCTCTCGGCAGCGACTGCGGAGGCCGTGGCGGAACTCGTGGCCGGTAGTCTGCCCAACTTGACGAGCGTGAAGCCCGCGAGAAAGCGGACGGGCCTGCCCGTCAACGTCTGA
- a CDS encoding BON domain-containing protein, with protein sequence MRERKYIKSRLLIVAAFALPAFAFIDGCKSTATPAASVPGQIATDDAALAARVKQALTADSGLRSLPMSVATYRGVVQLSGYVDSDVQMQKALAVTRSVPGVQSISNDLHLRPQ encoded by the coding sequence ATGCGAGAACGCAAATACATCAAGAGCCGGTTGCTGATCGTCGCGGCGTTCGCATTGCCTGCGTTCGCTTTCATCGACGGTTGCAAGTCGACCGCGACGCCGGCCGCGAGCGTACCAGGGCAGATCGCCACTGACGACGCGGCACTCGCCGCCCGGGTGAAGCAGGCGCTCACCGCGGACTCAGGTCTGAGATCCTTGCCGATGAGCGTCGCGACGTATCGAGGCGTCGTGCAGTTGTCCGGATACGTCGATTCAGACGTACAGATGCAGAAAGCGCTTGCCGTGACCCGCAGCGTGCCGGGGGTGCAATCCATCAGCAACGATCTCCACCTCAGGCCGCAATAA